The Lacipirellula parvula genome window below encodes:
- a CDS encoding Rieske 2Fe-2S domain-containing protein — translation MSEFAKENLNVANQYLDWITPGEVKSTDEIEPGEGAILRRGMTKVAVCRDDDGKLTEVSAVCPHLGCIVHWNGAELGLSLPRVAVPRRRLGD, via the coding sequence GTGAGCGAGTTCGCCAAGGAGAACCTCAACGTCGCCAACCAATATCTCGATTGGATTACGCCGGGCGAAGTAAAGTCGACGGACGAGATCGAGCCTGGCGAAGGAGCCATCCTGCGTCGTGGGATGACGAAGGTGGCGGTTTGTCGCGACGACGACGGCAAGCTCACCGAGGTGTCGGCGGTTTGCCCGCACCTGGGCTGCATCGTTCATTGGAACGGAGCGGAGTTGGGACTGTCCCTGCCACGGGTCGCGGTTCCACGCCGACGGCTAGGTGATTAA
- a CDS encoding DnaJ domain-containing protein, with protein sequence MKTGSPGQYVPSSFDALGLHADATPDDVLSAYRSLAMEAHPDHGGDLEAFTLLQQNFEQAMAHAEGRIAHA encoded by the coding sequence ATGAAGACGGGATCGCCAGGCCAGTACGTTCCGAGTAGTTTTGACGCGCTCGGGCTTCACGCTGACGCAACTCCCGACGACGTGCTTTCCGCTTACCGATCGCTCGCAATGGAGGCGCACCCGGATCATGGCGGCGACTTGGAAGCGTTCACGCTGCTGCAGCAGAACTTCGAGCAGGCGATGGCGCACGCAGAGGGGCGGATCGCCCACGCCTAA
- a CDS encoding response regulator transcription factor, producing the protein MRLLVVEDDPDLRRLVAEILLEAEYAVDIAADGEEGLHKAQAWEYDAIVLDLMLPKRDGWSFIDQLRRTKATPILILSARDGLIDRVNGLDLGGDDYLTKPFERLELIARVRALVRRAAGQRSTTHYIGDITLDLRSRLASRGEESLDLTAREFALLEYLSMHRGRVVSRTELYGHLFDETDDSLSNLLDVHVSNLRKKLGRDVIHTRRGQGYVIPE; encoded by the coding sequence ATGCGATTGCTGGTAGTTGAAGATGATCCGGACTTGAGACGCCTCGTGGCTGAAATCCTTCTCGAAGCAGAGTATGCGGTTGACATCGCTGCCGACGGAGAAGAAGGGCTGCACAAGGCTCAGGCTTGGGAATACGACGCGATTGTGCTTGACCTGATGCTTCCCAAACGAGACGGTTGGAGTTTCATCGATCAGCTCCGGCGTACTAAAGCGACGCCCATACTGATCCTCTCGGCCCGTGACGGGTTGATTGATCGGGTGAACGGACTCGACCTCGGCGGTGACGACTATCTGACAAAACCTTTTGAAAGGCTCGAACTCATCGCCCGCGTGCGAGCGCTAGTTCGTCGTGCGGCCGGCCAGCGATCGACGACGCATTACATCGGCGACATCACTCTCGACCTTCGCAGCCGATTGGCGTCACGAGGCGAAGAGAGCCTCGACTTGACGGCCCGAGAATTTGCGCTGCTTGAGTACCTGTCTATGCATCGCGGACGCGTCGTTAGTCGAACCGAACTCTACGGTCACTTATTTGACGAGACAGACGATAGCCTATCGAACTTGCTTGACGTTCACGTCTCAAACCTGCGGAAGAAACTAGGTCGGGATGTTATTCACACCAGACGGGGGCAAGGCTATGTCATCCCCGAATGA
- a CDS encoding ATP-binding protein: protein MLFTPDGGKAMSSPNESSGAWSRRSLRTHLLIAYLSLLLLTVLGFGTATYLLMRRAIYNEAESDLLGAAQLIAKDSSGTSGTTVIDRTYRHRFGPAPRDHAYFAVWNAQGDVLAASDPLPPHVSRPDESPPIDGPRPFATRVHGEELEVIIRGPEGSEILVGRPLAKEGDRLRGLVRYLLAAGGVVLTIGAIAAWRLANRIVRPIEQLTAAAEQISATRLDRRLEPPVASAEIQRLAEVFNRMLGRLQSSFEQQVRFTADASHELRTPVTVILTQADHTLSRNRSSEEYAEALAACLRAARRMKRLVDDLLLLARADAGRLASPHEACDLSEIARSTLDMLAPLAGKRNVQVESQLQPTPIQGDAAQLSQVIANLVTNAIDHSPAHSSVFVSVYSRRGLAFLTVADVGNGIPVEDQSRLFERFYQADKSRSRQLGEGAGLGLSIVAEIVSLHSGSVDFSSAPDRGTTFAVEFPLRTLDSDISETSA, encoded by the coding sequence ATGTTATTCACACCAGACGGGGGCAAGGCTATGTCATCCCCGAATGAGTCATCTGGGGCGTGGTCGCGCCGCTCACTCCGAACACACTTACTGATCGCGTATCTTTCGCTGTTGCTCTTGACGGTATTGGGCTTCGGCACAGCGACCTATCTGCTAATGCGAAGGGCTATCTACAACGAAGCCGAGTCCGATCTGTTGGGAGCCGCCCAGTTGATCGCTAAAGATAGCAGCGGGACCTCAGGAACAACGGTGATTGACCGCACGTATCGTCACCGGTTCGGTCCCGCTCCGCGCGACCACGCCTACTTTGCAGTTTGGAACGCTCAGGGCGATGTCTTGGCTGCCAGCGATCCCCTCCCGCCGCATGTCTCACGGCCGGATGAATCGCCGCCGATCGATGGTCCTCGTCCCTTCGCGACTCGTGTGCACGGGGAAGAGCTGGAAGTGATCATTCGAGGCCCGGAAGGATCTGAGATCTTAGTCGGCCGGCCCCTGGCGAAAGAGGGCGATCGATTGCGAGGGCTCGTTCGCTACCTCCTAGCTGCAGGCGGCGTCGTGCTTACGATCGGAGCAATCGCCGCTTGGCGGCTCGCAAATCGCATCGTGCGGCCAATCGAACAGTTGACCGCGGCTGCGGAGCAGATCTCGGCCACTCGGCTCGATCGACGCCTAGAACCACCGGTGGCGTCCGCTGAAATCCAGCGTCTTGCGGAGGTGTTCAATCGCATGCTGGGACGCCTGCAGTCGTCGTTCGAGCAGCAAGTGCGATTTACCGCCGATGCATCGCATGAGCTTCGCACGCCCGTCACAGTTATCCTGACGCAAGCGGACCATACACTATCGAGAAATCGATCGAGCGAAGAGTACGCCGAGGCTCTAGCGGCTTGCCTACGCGCTGCACGCCGAATGAAGCGGTTAGTTGATGACTTGCTGCTACTAGCTCGCGCTGACGCTGGGCGGCTGGCCTCTCCGCATGAGGCCTGTGATTTATCAGAGATAGCCCGTTCGACGTTGGATATGCTTGCACCGCTCGCGGGCAAGCGCAACGTGCAGGTCGAGTCGCAGTTACAGCCGACTCCAATCCAGGGCGACGCGGCGCAACTCTCGCAGGTCATCGCAAATCTCGTTACCAATGCAATCGATCACAGTCCTGCTCATTCGAGTGTGTTCGTATCCGTTTACTCTCGCCGTGGACTCGCTTTTCTAACAGTGGCGGACGTTGGAAACGGTATTCCCGTAGAAGATCAGTCGCGTCTATTCGAAAGATTTTACCAAGCCGACAAGTCCCGATCGCGCCAACTCGGTGAGGGCGCCGGCCTCGGCTTGAGCATCGTCGCGGAAATCGTGTCGCTGCACTCCGGCTCAGTCGACTTCTCCTCAGCTCCCGATCGGGGAACCACGTTCGCAGTCGAATTTCCGCTTCGCACGCTCGACTCGGACATCAGTGAGACGTCGGCTTGA
- a CDS encoding HDOD domain-containing protein, producing MANGFRALIVDDDLSMQRLGSHALRQHGFQCVTASDVRETKERLAEGHFDVIVTDLRLPQKNGYSLVLELLGAPDRSIIVVCTDVIDARLTKDLIMRGVDDIFAKPVHGAFFAGKIRALLDVKLTLKTARPAAVQDNTIAMEAAAEDESEPRLPICLNQLHRKLVSIPDVLPISDAALDVAEMTRSCECSVSQIAAAIQRDAALTATVLRLANSPLYNHGGRQILQLDSAVLMIGQQRLGELALATSAMAGVTEEKLPWLNLDTTWRRSMAAGIAMERLIEAGSHQAVEDGLCLSAIMHPLGRVALGMLFPHEYQEMVDRSRSTGESLNEQEKRALPTTHAQVLAHMLAAWNVSPEVFLPIKFAFDETSSLRRLAEPLRTKAELLKQAILLSRLAVGGWHDWDLLELPDAGTLKRLRIADPLAIVEQTKADVRKLVEFSPRAKASSPSCLQTEGDLKRVHYIRPDVTSSDFLLSLLSSLGFEAITVDGGADADIPVIVNALNISAKQARKVFANRNSILITNAERMDSLTQFPCNASLPISCGRLREAMATTSAAPSAPPVPKATSWLGKVLSARSVWPAGTATSPCAQLVSNAT from the coding sequence ATGGCGAACGGTTTTCGAGCACTCATTGTAGATGACGATCTTTCGATGCAGCGATTGGGATCACATGCCCTGCGTCAGCATGGATTTCAATGCGTCACAGCCAGTGACGTTCGCGAAACGAAGGAGCGACTCGCTGAAGGCCACTTCGACGTGATTGTGACGGACCTACGATTACCGCAAAAGAATGGGTACTCATTAGTACTGGAGCTTCTAGGTGCTCCCGACCGTTCAATTATCGTTGTTTGTACGGATGTGATCGACGCTCGTCTCACGAAAGATTTGATAATGCGCGGCGTCGACGACATCTTCGCCAAGCCAGTGCATGGAGCGTTCTTTGCAGGGAAGATTCGCGCTTTACTGGACGTGAAGCTGACTCTCAAAACTGCCCGCCCCGCGGCTGTCCAGGACAATACAATCGCCATGGAGGCCGCCGCTGAAGATGAAAGCGAGCCCCGCCTTCCAATTTGCCTCAATCAGTTGCACAGAAAACTTGTTTCAATACCAGACGTACTGCCAATTTCCGACGCAGCTTTGGATGTCGCCGAAATGACCCGCAGTTGCGAGTGCAGCGTGTCGCAGATTGCCGCTGCAATCCAACGTGATGCAGCCCTAACGGCGACGGTGCTCAGACTGGCAAATAGCCCTCTCTATAATCATGGGGGACGGCAGATACTTCAGCTTGATAGCGCTGTATTGATGATCGGCCAACAGCGCCTAGGCGAATTGGCGTTGGCCACTAGCGCGATGGCCGGCGTGACTGAGGAGAAACTGCCGTGGCTCAACCTGGACACAACGTGGCGTCGCAGTATGGCTGCTGGAATCGCCATGGAGCGGCTCATCGAGGCGGGCAGTCACCAGGCCGTAGAGGATGGACTATGCCTGAGCGCTATTATGCATCCGCTGGGGCGCGTCGCTCTCGGAATGCTATTTCCGCACGAATACCAGGAGATGGTCGACCGCAGTCGTAGCACGGGCGAATCGCTTAACGAACAAGAAAAACGCGCCCTTCCAACGACGCACGCTCAGGTGTTGGCCCATATGTTAGCGGCCTGGAACGTCAGCCCCGAAGTCTTCCTTCCGATAAAGTTCGCATTCGACGAAACTTCATCACTCAGAAGGCTCGCGGAGCCGCTTCGCACGAAAGCCGAACTACTCAAGCAAGCAATTCTGCTCAGCCGGCTAGCGGTCGGCGGATGGCATGATTGGGATTTGTTGGAACTACCCGACGCCGGAACACTGAAAAGACTGCGGATTGCCGATCCGCTAGCGATCGTCGAGCAGACGAAGGCCGATGTCCGCAAGCTTGTGGAGTTTTCCCCGCGAGCGAAAGCATCGTCTCCTAGCTGCTTGCAGACCGAAGGCGACCTCAAGCGTGTCCACTATATTCGCCCCGACGTCACGTCCTCTGATTTCCTACTGTCTCTGCTATCTAGCCTGGGATTCGAGGCGATCACAGTTGATGGCGGAGCAGACGCCGACATCCCGGTAATCGTAAACGCGCTGAATATTTCGGCTAAACAAGCGCGTAAAGTGTTTGCCAACCGGAATTCCATTCTGATTACTAATGCCGAGCGAATGGATTCGCTTACGCAGTTCCCCTGCAATGCATCTCTGCCGATTAGCTGCGGACGACTTCGAGAAGCGATGGCGACGACGTCCGCAGCACCCTCTGCACCGCCCGTACCAAAAGCCACATCTTGGCTTGGTAAGGTCCTCAGCGCACGATCAGTATGGCCTGCCGGGACAGCTACCTCTCCGTGCGCGCAGCTTGTCTCCAACGCTACTTAA
- a CDS encoding FAD-dependent oxidoreductase, with protein sequence MHLPWIERLAIYTDSNYWDTLDAYHYVRLQPLDQSYDLLIVGGEDHKSGQATDTEERHHRLIDWASKRFPKGDIEFTWGGQSMETIDGLAFIGRNPLDADNVYVATGDSGMGNTHGTIAGMLLCDSFSAARIRGRPFIHLHAKHCVR encoded by the coding sequence GTGCATCTGCCCTGGATCGAACGCCTGGCTATTTATACAGACAGCAACTACTGGGACACGCTCGACGCGTACCACTACGTCCGCCTTCAGCCGCTTGATCAGAGTTACGACTTGCTAATCGTCGGCGGCGAGGATCATAAGTCGGGACAAGCGACCGACACGGAAGAACGTCACCATCGGCTAATCGACTGGGCTAGCAAACGGTTTCCGAAAGGCGACATCGAGTTTACCTGGGGCGGCCAGAGCATGGAGACGATCGATGGGCTAGCGTTCATCGGCCGTAACCCGCTTGATGCCGACAACGTTTACGTGGCGACGGGAGATTCGGGGATGGGAAATACTCACGGGACAATCGCCGGCATGCTGCTATGCGACTCATTCTCGGCCGCGAGAATCCGTGGGAGGCCCTTTATTCACCTTCACGCAAAGCACTGCGTGCGGTGA
- a CDS encoding barstar family protein: MDQRPHLIEIAVDAVDSEEALLDRLGLALRFPGRWERSWNSFWGHITTDVTMPLTLRLIGWDTLKSRLPLVAEQLHRCLEDMLHESPDRAAKIEYL; this comes from the coding sequence ATGGACCAACGCCCACACTTGATCGAGATAGCCGTCGACGCTGTCGACTCTGAGGAAGCATTGCTAGACCGATTGGGCCTCGCACTCCGATTCCCCGGTAGGTGGGAACGCTCCTGGAATTCTTTTTGGGGCCATATCACGACGGATGTCACGATGCCGTTAACGCTGCGACTAATCGGCTGGGATACGTTGAAGTCTCGCCTTCCGCTAGTGGCGGAGCAACTTCATCGTTGTTTGGAAGATATGCTCCACGAATCACCAGACCGCGCCGCTAAGATCGAATACCTATAG
- a CDS encoding MFS transporter: MTISIDSSASVPGGANSVAVTRQSRFALDALTFFLADVQDGLGPYLAIYLTTMRRWPPSDVGIAMAAVVIGTLLAQLPAGAFIDATRRKRLAVTVAAGVVATCCVAMINFPQLPVIVVAQTLIGAAAAVLPPAVAGISLGLVGRKSFTRRKGRNEAFNHGGNVAAAILAGILGTYLGYAAIFYLVAGMAMASGISAMLIRENEIDHERARESASSQPAEGFSFLRSGQLLCFLAAMFLFHFANAAMLPLVGQKVSIGQADSAAALMSACIIVAQIVMVPVALAAAWGANRWSPKAVFVVAFAVLPIRGLLYTYSSNSAFLIAVQLLDGIGAGIYGVVGVLMVADLAKGTGRFNSALASMALVAGMGAAASNVAAGLIAESFGYNAAFNSLAIVSAAGLAWFHFAVSNQAGPLSDRRSAPQLRDPN; encoded by the coding sequence ATGACGATCTCGATAGACAGCTCCGCCAGCGTGCCGGGCGGCGCGAACTCGGTTGCCGTCACTCGGCAGAGTCGTTTCGCACTCGATGCGCTGACGTTTTTTCTCGCGGACGTCCAGGATGGTCTGGGGCCGTATCTGGCGATCTATCTCACGACAATGCGCCGTTGGCCCCCGTCTGACGTGGGAATTGCGATGGCGGCAGTGGTGATCGGAACACTGCTCGCACAGTTGCCCGCCGGAGCGTTCATCGATGCGACGCGACGCAAGCGCCTCGCAGTAACGGTCGCTGCGGGCGTCGTCGCCACGTGCTGCGTAGCAATGATCAACTTCCCGCAGTTACCGGTAATTGTCGTCGCTCAAACGCTCATCGGTGCGGCGGCGGCGGTACTTCCTCCGGCTGTCGCTGGGATTAGTCTCGGACTTGTGGGGCGAAAAAGTTTTACCCGCCGGAAGGGTCGCAACGAGGCATTCAACCACGGAGGCAACGTTGCTGCGGCCATCCTCGCTGGCATTCTTGGAACCTACCTTGGATATGCGGCGATCTTCTACCTCGTCGCTGGAATGGCGATGGCGAGCGGCATCTCCGCCATGCTGATTCGCGAAAACGAGATCGATCACGAGCGGGCTCGCGAATCAGCAAGTTCGCAGCCGGCTGAAGGTTTCTCGTTTCTAAGGAGCGGGCAGCTGCTTTGCTTTCTAGCGGCGATGTTCCTTTTTCACTTCGCCAACGCAGCGATGCTCCCGTTGGTTGGGCAAAAGGTGTCGATCGGCCAAGCTGATTCAGCCGCAGCGCTAATGTCCGCGTGCATTATCGTCGCTCAGATCGTGATGGTTCCTGTTGCCTTGGCCGCCGCGTGGGGCGCGAATAGATGGAGCCCGAAGGCGGTGTTCGTCGTTGCCTTCGCCGTTCTGCCGATTCGAGGTTTGCTCTACACCTACTCCTCGAACTCCGCGTTCCTCATCGCCGTGCAGCTGCTCGATGGAATCGGCGCTGGCATCTACGGCGTCGTCGGAGTTTTGATGGTGGCAGATTTAGCGAAGGGAACGGGGCGGTTCAATTCGGCGCTGGCGTCGATGGCGCTCGTCGCCGGGATGGGGGCCGCTGCCAGCAACGTTGCGGCCGGCCTTATCGCTGAGTCATTCGGCTACAATGCGGCGTTTAACTCGCTAGCCATCGTCTCCGCCGCTGGACTCGCGTGGTTCCATTTCGCGGTGAGTAATCAGGCGGGACCACTGTCGGACCGCCGCTCCGCACCGCAGCTTAGGGATCCCAATTGA
- a CDS encoding OB-fold nucleic acid binding domain-containing protein, whose protein sequence is MTSRYWNQCVGIGAAGIAITISTLAWRASAELPASSTSSGSRGDETKISGVIAEFIENDRGDVDGVRLENGELIHFPPHIGAEVTETVKMGDEIAIRGHEAKRPRGERIFEAENIAFEGFSIDVVPLRGPAPHSPREQPPMNAAGAVSELSVNPHHDVDGFTLEDGTVVKFPPHQSAALAALATVGTKVEVRGRRHETPDGDVHLHADRITATESGKSLERSEPRDRPLPPPHSGPHGHAGPESGRVQQEILDELREIRRLLQAGPAR, encoded by the coding sequence GTGACGAGCCGTTACTGGAATCAATGTGTAGGAATTGGCGCCGCGGGGATCGCCATCACCATTTCGACCTTAGCATGGCGCGCATCGGCTGAGCTTCCTGCTAGTTCTACATCGTCCGGGAGCCGCGGTGATGAAACCAAGATATCGGGAGTCATAGCCGAGTTCATCGAAAATGACCGTGGCGACGTCGACGGAGTTCGACTGGAAAACGGCGAGCTCATTCACTTCCCGCCTCACATCGGGGCTGAAGTGACTGAAACGGTAAAGATGGGAGACGAAATCGCCATTCGCGGTCATGAAGCAAAGCGTCCGCGGGGCGAGCGAATCTTCGAAGCCGAAAACATCGCATTCGAAGGCTTCTCGATTGACGTTGTTCCGCTACGAGGGCCAGCGCCCCATAGCCCCAGGGAGCAACCTCCTATGAACGCTGCAGGCGCCGTGAGCGAACTTTCAGTCAATCCGCACCACGACGTCGACGGCTTCACGCTTGAAGACGGGACTGTGGTCAAGTTCCCTCCTCACCAAAGCGCAGCGTTAGCCGCCCTAGCTACAGTGGGCACCAAAGTCGAAGTCCGGGGTCGCCGTCACGAGACGCCGGATGGCGACGTCCACCTGCATGCTGACCGCATCACGGCGACCGAGTCAGGAAAGTCGCTGGAGCGGAGTGAACCGCGTGACCGGCCGCTTCCGCCGCCGCACAGTGGTCCGCACGGCCATGCAGGCCCTGAGAGCGGTCGAGTGCAGCAAGAAATACTTGATGAGCTGCGCGAGATACGTCGCTTGCTTCAAGCCGGGCCGGCTCGCTAA
- a CDS encoding recombinase family protein, whose product MTRRRGGSADPNEPDGDVNVPATGVASYARYSSDLQDSRSITDQQRKCRDRAGSLGLAIDRSLEFCDEAISGAKHHRAGFEALMAAARRGEIKVVLFENLSRLARDVGLTINTLKELVYRHKVRIISIDDGIDTQTNQQWEYITVILGVQNEQYLKMLAKFVHRGQEGVVLDGLCVGDYCFGYGSEPLADQIDRRGKNSKPKKKYVIVPEHAAWVVCIFQWFTVERRSLRWITRELNKNNAPKDHRSSTPKWHHQQLRGVLTNRKYIGEWSWGRRKNERDPISGAIRQVDRSPVEYEKWHRTLPGLKIIDEEAFVQAQALLAESASALAAVRQTDANSRKQKGHLNGTTSQASERWPRHLLSGLIVCGECGRNFQVSGNMSRYMACPGYAVGECSCKTTLRRELAENLLLNEITNRLLADPLVVEGLLDSAAEAWREITATGPANTLAVEQKLGDVKRRIEKLMNLCETEDSPDLKKRLIARCAERDALQQKLAQLSTASCISVAPPTEEWIISQLSDMRELISSKGPAAHAALRALVDGRIVAYEVKTPGRSRFYHRLKFDVQLYNVLSSTISANLVFKELEGCKVELDVREPPQYEALAEQIKVDFDAGLSIAEIKTKHGCSYTVIDKAMKHWHEINGVSRPDGRSLRGRLPKQRASDQLLEQVMELWGLDLPVREIAARLECGLETVRAAVVTWHESRGLPVPDGRVRRKSIRLKRENDIP is encoded by the coding sequence TTGACCCGACGGCGAGGTGGGTCAGCTGATCCAAATGAGCCTGATGGCGATGTCAATGTACCGGCAACTGGCGTAGCTAGCTATGCGCGCTACTCATCTGACTTACAGGACTCCCGCAGCATCACCGACCAGCAGCGCAAGTGCAGAGACCGAGCTGGATCGCTCGGGCTCGCAATCGATCGCTCCCTCGAGTTCTGTGACGAGGCGATTTCCGGAGCGAAGCACCATCGAGCGGGCTTCGAGGCATTGATGGCAGCGGCTCGACGCGGCGAGATCAAGGTTGTGCTTTTTGAGAATCTCAGTCGACTTGCACGTGATGTTGGGCTCACCATCAATACACTCAAGGAACTGGTCTACCGTCATAAGGTGCGGATCATTTCGATTGACGACGGAATCGACACTCAAACCAACCAGCAGTGGGAATACATCACTGTCATTTTGGGCGTCCAGAATGAACAGTACTTGAAGATGCTTGCGAAGTTTGTCCACCGCGGCCAAGAAGGAGTGGTGCTGGATGGACTTTGCGTTGGGGACTACTGCTTTGGATACGGGTCTGAACCGCTTGCTGACCAAATAGATCGCCGAGGTAAAAACTCGAAGCCGAAGAAAAAATACGTCATCGTCCCTGAGCATGCCGCATGGGTAGTGTGCATCTTTCAATGGTTTACCGTCGAGCGTCGATCTCTGCGATGGATTACCAGAGAGCTTAATAAAAACAACGCACCGAAGGATCATCGCAGCTCAACCCCAAAGTGGCATCATCAGCAGTTGCGAGGAGTTCTCACGAACCGCAAGTATATCGGCGAATGGAGTTGGGGCCGACGAAAGAATGAGCGCGATCCGATTTCTGGAGCAATCCGACAAGTCGATCGCTCTCCCGTCGAGTACGAAAAATGGCATCGCACACTGCCGGGACTGAAGATCATTGACGAGGAGGCCTTCGTGCAAGCACAGGCGCTGCTCGCTGAGAGTGCATCCGCCCTGGCAGCGGTTCGACAGACCGATGCTAATTCAAGAAAGCAGAAAGGCCACCTCAATGGGACCACTAGTCAAGCGTCCGAGCGGTGGCCTCGGCATCTTCTTTCTGGCTTGATTGTATGCGGCGAATGTGGCCGTAACTTTCAAGTAAGCGGCAACATGTCGCGATATATGGCATGCCCAGGGTATGCGGTTGGAGAGTGCTCATGCAAGACGACCCTACGCCGTGAACTTGCCGAAAACCTACTATTGAACGAGATCACAAACCGACTTCTGGCGGACCCGCTTGTGGTCGAGGGGCTACTAGACTCAGCGGCAGAAGCGTGGCGCGAGATCACCGCGACGGGTCCGGCCAATACACTCGCGGTCGAACAAAAGCTAGGAGATGTCAAACGGCGGATCGAAAAATTAATGAACTTGTGTGAAACCGAGGATTCACCCGATTTGAAAAAGCGGTTAATCGCTCGCTGCGCTGAGCGAGACGCTCTCCAGCAAAAGCTAGCTCAGCTGTCCACGGCGTCATGCATTTCCGTAGCCCCGCCGACGGAAGAATGGATTATCAGCCAGCTGTCGGACATGCGCGAACTTATTTCAAGTAAGGGGCCCGCGGCGCATGCCGCCTTACGAGCTTTGGTCGATGGGCGAATTGTCGCGTATGAGGTGAAAACGCCAGGTAGAAGTCGATTCTACCATCGCCTGAAATTCGATGTTCAGCTTTACAATGTACTCAGTTCTACAATCTCCGCGAATCTAGTGTTCAAGGAACTTGAGGGGTGCAAGGTGGAGTTGGATGTTCGCGAGCCTCCCCAGTACGAGGCTCTAGCAGAGCAGATCAAAGTAGACTTCGACGCGGGATTGTCAATTGCCGAGATCAAAACGAAGCACGGCTGCAGTTACACCGTTATCGACAAGGCTATGAAGCACTGGCATGAAATCAATGGCGTATCCCGACCCGATGGAAGATCGCTCCGAGGACGCCTGCCAAAGCAACGCGCCAGCGATCAGTTGCTCGAACAGGTCATGGAGTTGTGGGGGCTGGATCTTCCCGTGCGAGAAATTGCAGCTCGCCTCGAATGCGGACTAGAAACTGTTCGGGCTGCTGTCGTGACCTGGCACGAGTCTCGTGGGCTGCCGGTGCCTGATGGCCGGGTGCGCCGAAAATCGATCAGGCTAAAACGAGAGAACGACATTCCGTAA
- a CDS encoding DMT family protein, which translates to MPVALQTVALLVISNVFMTFAWYGHLKSMNNKAWYVAAIVSWGVALFEYLFQVPANRIGHTTMSVGQLKILQEVITLSVFVPFALFYMKEPIKLDYAWAGLCLCGAVYFVFRG; encoded by the coding sequence ATGCCAGTCGCACTTCAAACGGTCGCCTTACTCGTCATCTCAAACGTCTTCATGACGTTTGCGTGGTATGGACACCTCAAGTCAATGAATAACAAGGCGTGGTACGTCGCGGCCATCGTTAGCTGGGGAGTGGCGCTATTCGAATACCTATTTCAGGTTCCAGCCAACCGCATCGGTCACACGACGATGAGCGTGGGGCAACTCAAAATACTGCAAGAAGTCATTACGCTGTCCGTGTTCGTCCCTTTCGCTTTGTTCTACATGAAAGAGCCGATCAAGCTCGATTACGCATGGGCTGGCCTGTGCTTGTGCGGAGCCGTCTACTTCGTTTTCCGAGGCTGA